A stretch of the Archangium violaceum genome encodes the following:
- the cheB gene encoding chemotaxis-specific protein-glutamate methyltransferase CheB, translated as MNRLRVLIVDDSLTVRRRLADAFAFDTSCEVVGEASDGQQAFEQCQRLRPDVVTMDLVMPKVDGLRATELIMAHCPTPIVVLSAAENRTEGLRTMDALAAGAVDAVDKPSGLLDAKWMGMLLSRVRVAARVRVITHVRARLRLEEPHPPPRVTAPPVPPRLLVMGASTGGPAAVRHILRALPAGFPLPVLLVLHITEHFDTAMAEWLEAQSGLSVRNAVDGELLPLPGRLNVRMAPGNRHLVVKGGRLRVVDGPERHSCRPSVDELFESVARELGAAAIGCLLTGMGRDGAEGLAALRRAGAATVVEDESTCVVFGMPREAIRLGAAQHVVGLTDIPPLLTALARAGAREGTA; from the coding sequence GTGAACCGTCTGCGGGTCCTCATCGTCGACGACTCGCTGACAGTACGCCGCCGGCTCGCGGATGCCTTCGCGTTCGACACCTCGTGCGAGGTGGTGGGCGAGGCCTCCGATGGTCAACAGGCCTTCGAGCAGTGCCAGCGCCTGCGTCCGGACGTGGTGACGATGGACCTGGTGATGCCGAAGGTGGACGGGCTGCGGGCCACCGAGCTCATCATGGCCCATTGTCCCACCCCCATCGTCGTTCTCTCAGCGGCTGAGAATCGCACGGAAGGCCTGCGGACGATGGACGCGCTGGCCGCGGGGGCGGTGGACGCGGTGGACAAGCCCTCGGGACTCCTGGACGCGAAGTGGATGGGGATGTTGTTGTCGCGGGTGCGGGTGGCGGCGCGGGTGCGGGTCATCACCCACGTCCGGGCCCGGTTGCGGCTGGAGGAACCACATCCTCCGCCCCGGGTGACGGCACCTCCGGTGCCCCCTCGGCTGCTCGTGATGGGAGCGTCCACGGGCGGTCCGGCCGCCGTGCGCCACATCCTCCGCGCCCTGCCGGCGGGCTTCCCGCTGCCGGTGCTGCTGGTCCTGCACATCACCGAGCACTTCGATACCGCCATGGCCGAGTGGCTGGAGGCGCAGAGTGGACTGTCGGTGCGCAACGCGGTGGACGGAGAGTTGCTACCCTTGCCGGGCCGGTTGAATGTGCGGATGGCGCCGGGTAACCGGCACCTGGTGGTCAAGGGCGGGCGGTTGCGGGTGGTGGACGGGCCGGAGCGGCATTCGTGCCGGCCCTCGGTGGACGAGCTCTTCGAGTCCGTGGCTCGGGAGCTGGGGGCGGCCGCCATCGGTTGTTTGCTGACGGGCATGGGACGGGACGGCGCGGAGGGGTTGGCGGCATTGAGACGCGCGGGCGCGGCGACAGTGGTGGAGGATGAATCGACCTGCGTGGTATTCGGCATGCCCCGGGAAGCCATCCGGCTGGGGGCGGCACAGCATGTGGTGGGGCTGACGGACATCCCACCCCTGCTGACGGCGCTCGCGCGAGCGGGCGCCAGGGAAGGAACGGCATGA
- a CDS encoding response regulator, protein MKARVLIVDDSATVRADMRGVLSAAGFGTTLCESLAVARKALSESEFDLVILDMLLPDGEGVELLEELRRAPRTAHLPVLMLSTEAAVMQRLKGLSHGANDYVGKPYDSAYVVRRAHELTQVPEADGTPRLVSAGRRRRVMVVDGRIDFRHRAADALRKDGHDVIIAESGEDAMRLLEAQPVDCILLDLEMPGLEGPEWVRAVRALPATAQVAVVGLTAGFDAKLISEALAVKVDAFCSKTEDIEVLRAQVRTELRRRAESEQSASGSMATPHLPHHSVAPIAPVTHVAPVVPATAAPAPAIGAGHGSLFDALVARCGLSPVIAPSTMTRACRKAGVEPQLLTPALLARALPSIRDMLHIFLDAQEAERRIQSIQALAESPGAHSLGKTRGS, encoded by the coding sequence ATGAAGGCACGTGTGCTCATCGTGGACGACAGCGCGACGGTCCGGGCGGACATGCGCGGGGTGCTGAGCGCCGCGGGTTTCGGCACCACGCTGTGTGAGAGCCTCGCGGTCGCTCGCAAGGCGCTGAGCGAGAGTGAGTTCGACCTGGTCATCCTGGACATGCTGCTGCCGGATGGCGAGGGCGTGGAGTTGCTGGAGGAGCTGCGCCGGGCGCCTCGCACCGCGCACCTGCCCGTGTTGATGCTGTCCACCGAGGCGGCGGTGATGCAGCGGCTCAAGGGCCTGTCACATGGCGCCAACGACTATGTGGGCAAGCCCTACGACTCGGCGTACGTGGTGCGGCGCGCCCACGAGCTGACCCAGGTGCCCGAGGCGGATGGGACGCCGCGGCTGGTGTCGGCCGGCAGGCGCCGCCGGGTGATGGTGGTGGACGGGCGCATCGACTTCCGCCACCGCGCCGCGGACGCGCTGCGCAAGGATGGCCACGACGTCATCATCGCCGAGTCCGGAGAGGACGCCATGCGGCTGCTGGAGGCCCAGCCGGTGGATTGCATCCTGTTGGACCTGGAGATGCCGGGGCTGGAGGGCCCGGAGTGGGTGCGCGCCGTGAGGGCCCTGCCGGCGACGGCGCAGGTGGCCGTGGTGGGCCTGACGGCCGGCTTCGACGCGAAGCTCATCTCCGAGGCGTTGGCGGTGAAGGTGGATGCCTTCTGCTCCAAGACGGAGGACATCGAGGTGCTGCGCGCGCAGGTGCGCACCGAGCTGCGGCGCCGGGCGGAGTCCGAGCAGTCCGCCTCGGGTTCGATGGCCACTCCCCATCTGCCCCATCATTCCGTGGCCCCGATCGCTCCGGTGACGCACGTGGCTCCCGTGGTGCCGGCCACGGCCGCCCCCGCGCCCGCCATTGGAGCTGGCCACGGGTCCCTCTTCGACGCGCTGGTGGCGCGCTGCGGTTTGTCGCCCGTGATCGCTCCCTCCACCATGACGCGCGCCTGCCGCAAGGCCGGGGTGGAGCCTCAGCTGCTCACCCCCGCGTTGCTGGCCCGGGCGCTGCCGAGCATCCGCGACATGCTGCACATCTTCCTCGACGCCCAGGAGGCGGAGCGGCGCATCCAGTCCATCCAGGCGTTGGCGGAGTCCCCCGGCGCGCATTCGCTGGGGAAGACCCGCGGCTCCTGA
- a CDS encoding DUF2383 domain-containing protein: MANTDVETLNSFLRGEISAVETYRQAIDHVSNDRIRSQLEDCLHDHEHRVESIRERIEKLGGTPAGGSGPWGAFAKLVQGGADLLGEKAAIQALEEGEDHGLADYQRDLDKTHGEARRLVRMELLPAQKRTHERLSRLKKTLH; the protein is encoded by the coding sequence ATGGCGAACACCGATGTCGAGACGCTCAACTCCTTCCTCCGCGGGGAGATCTCCGCGGTGGAGACCTACCGTCAGGCCATCGATCACGTGTCGAATGACCGGATTCGCAGTCAGTTGGAGGACTGCCTCCACGATCACGAGCACCGGGTGGAGTCCATTCGCGAGCGCATCGAGAAGCTGGGCGGGACGCCCGCCGGGGGGTCCGGTCCATGGGGCGCCTTCGCGAAGCTGGTGCAGGGAGGCGCCGATCTCCTCGGGGAGAAGGCGGCCATCCAGGCGCTCGAGGAGGGCGAGGATCACGGCCTCGCGGACTACCAGCGCGATCTGGACAAGACACACGGCGAGGCCCGCCGCCTGGTCCGGATGGAGTTGCTGCCCGCGCAGAAGCGGACCCATGAGCGGCTGAGCCGTCTCAAGAAGACCCTGCACTGA
- a CDS encoding SDR family oxidoreductase: MTTSRRQFLQYSLAATALAACGPSLRAISGEGRATSKKKILVLGGTGFLGPAFVNAAQARGHTLTLFNRGRTRPELFPDVEKLHGDRDPNKDEGLKALEGRSFDAVIDTSGYFPRMVRASAELLAPNVGQYIFISSVSAYAKNDTPHADESAATATLADPNVETMGKNFENYGGLKRACEEAAEKALPGRVTVVRPGYIVGPEDRSDRFTYFPLRYEQGGEMLAPGSPSDPLQIIDVRDLAEWLVVLVERNTTGTFNAVGPEKPWTMGELFAACKEVTGKDTKLIWVPGEFLLKNGEDGEGALPIWAPAFGAYAGMHLRSNTKAVRAGLRFRSPVVTTRDTLAWFKSQPEERRGKPRAGLPPEREAELLSLWAQAQGR, from the coding sequence ATGACGACATCCCGAAGGCAGTTCCTCCAGTACTCCCTGGCCGCGACCGCGTTGGCGGCGTGTGGCCCGAGCCTGCGCGCCATTTCCGGAGAGGGCCGCGCCACCTCCAAGAAGAAGATCCTCGTCCTCGGCGGGACGGGATTCCTCGGCCCGGCCTTCGTCAACGCGGCCCAGGCACGCGGGCACACGCTGACGCTCTTCAACCGAGGCAGGACGCGGCCGGAGCTCTTTCCGGACGTGGAGAAGCTGCACGGAGACCGGGACCCGAACAAGGACGAGGGCCTGAAGGCACTCGAGGGCCGCTCGTTCGACGCCGTCATCGACACCTCGGGCTACTTCCCGCGCATGGTCCGCGCCTCCGCGGAGCTGCTGGCCCCCAACGTCGGGCAGTACATCTTCATCTCCAGCGTCTCGGCCTACGCGAAGAACGACACGCCCCACGCGGACGAGAGCGCCGCGACCGCGACGCTCGCCGATCCCAACGTCGAGACGATGGGCAAGAACTTCGAGAACTACGGCGGGCTGAAGCGCGCGTGTGAGGAGGCCGCGGAGAAGGCCCTGCCGGGCCGCGTCACCGTCGTCCGCCCCGGCTACATCGTCGGCCCCGAGGATCGCTCGGACCGCTTCACGTACTTCCCGCTGCGCTACGAGCAGGGCGGCGAGATGCTCGCCCCGGGCAGCCCCTCCGATCCCCTGCAGATCATCGACGTGCGAGACCTGGCCGAGTGGCTCGTGGTGCTGGTCGAGCGCAACACCACCGGCACCTTCAACGCCGTGGGGCCGGAGAAGCCCTGGACCATGGGCGAGCTGTTCGCGGCCTGCAAGGAGGTGACGGGCAAGGACACGAAGCTCATCTGGGTCCCCGGAGAGTTCCTCCTGAAGAACGGAGAGGACGGCGAGGGAGCCCTCCCCATCTGGGCACCGGCCTTCGGGGCCTATGCCGGCATGCACCTGCGCAGCAACACCAAGGCGGTGCGGGCCGGACTGCGGTTCCGCTCGCCGGTCGTCACCACCCGGGACACGCTCGCCTGGTTCAAGAGCCAGCCCGAGGAGCGCCGAGGCAAGCCACGCGCCGGGCTCCCCCCGGAACGAGAGGCGGAGCTGCTCTCGCTCTGGGCCCAGGCACAGGGCAGGTAG
- a CDS encoding membrane dipeptidase, translating into MTSPVFGFADLHCHMMAHLGFGGHLLAGFPDGDIERALARCDVFPHGAWGLGNFGRGWSMVQLFIEGGLGHGPCGHGTYANWPTFATLAHQQVFVDWLKRAHDGGLRLSCSVAVNNELLAEQFGHPDKDESSIEKQMRELRRFTERHSDWMGLALSASQARQLIASGKLAVVAGVEVDSLDSILGDRSALNRQPLSLEQLPRILRWLRDLGFRMMTPLHLANNSFGGAAVYDDKFNLLNHFLRGRYFDVRGDPSVGFRLGQDLDTQNKAAIVFYELMKRAHYPKGYALNAPGQGHVNQLGLTPTGEAFLRAAMHQGFILDVEHMSERCTDEVLSLAEQTNYPVLASHCAFREQGLSVQETSRKAKRASEYMKTRAQARRILALGGLLAPITHQHELKDFPGSTVENDCAGSSKTWAQSYQYALSVLREVGRGGVAMGTDFNGLNQQPGPRYGENAAFGLRDDALRIKRRPVQQMLQRNKPPLPYSGTMYRTDVPFVKSRANTREFDFNTDGLAHIGLLPDFIRDLVHVGLTDAQLDPLFSSAEAFLQMWEACESRGAALTAGELMDAAIPRFPLTPRDG; encoded by the coding sequence ATGACGTCCCCCGTGTTTGGTTTCGCCGATCTGCACTGCCACATGATGGCGCACCTGGGCTTCGGCGGACACCTGCTCGCCGGGTTTCCGGATGGTGACATCGAGAGGGCGCTCGCCCGCTGCGACGTCTTCCCCCATGGAGCATGGGGCCTCGGCAATTTCGGGCGGGGCTGGTCCATGGTGCAGCTCTTCATCGAGGGCGGTCTGGGCCACGGCCCCTGTGGCCATGGCACCTATGCCAACTGGCCCACCTTCGCGACGCTCGCCCACCAACAGGTCTTCGTGGATTGGCTGAAGCGGGCGCACGACGGAGGGCTGCGGCTGAGCTGCAGCGTGGCCGTCAACAACGAACTGCTGGCGGAGCAGTTCGGCCACCCCGACAAGGACGAGAGCTCCATCGAGAAGCAGATGCGCGAGCTGCGCCGCTTCACCGAGCGGCACTCGGACTGGATGGGCCTGGCCCTGAGCGCCTCGCAGGCCCGCCAGCTCATCGCGTCCGGCAAGCTCGCCGTGGTGGCCGGCGTGGAGGTGGATTCCCTGGATAGCATCCTGGGGGACCGCTCGGCGCTCAACCGCCAGCCACTCTCCCTGGAGCAGCTGCCCCGCATCCTCCGATGGCTCCGGGACCTGGGCTTCCGGATGATGACGCCGCTGCACCTGGCCAACAACAGCTTCGGTGGCGCCGCCGTCTACGACGACAAGTTCAACCTGCTGAACCACTTCCTGCGCGGGCGCTACTTCGACGTGCGGGGAGACCCCAGCGTGGGATTCCGGCTCGGGCAGGACCTGGACACCCAGAACAAGGCGGCCATCGTCTTCTACGAGCTGATGAAGCGGGCCCACTACCCGAAGGGCTACGCGCTCAATGCCCCGGGCCAGGGCCACGTCAACCAGCTCGGGCTCACGCCCACGGGCGAGGCCTTCCTGCGCGCGGCCATGCACCAGGGCTTCATCCTCGACGTGGAGCACATGTCCGAGCGCTGCACCGACGAGGTCCTCTCCCTGGCGGAGCAGACGAACTACCCCGTGCTCGCCTCGCACTGCGCCTTCCGCGAGCAGGGCCTGTCCGTCCAGGAGACGAGCCGCAAGGCCAAGCGCGCCAGCGAGTACATGAAGACGCGTGCTCAGGCGCGGCGCATCCTCGCGTTGGGCGGGTTGCTGGCCCCCATCACCCACCAGCACGAGCTGAAGGACTTCCCTGGCAGTACGGTGGAGAACGACTGCGCGGGCTCGTCCAAGACGTGGGCCCAGTCCTACCAGTACGCCCTCTCCGTGCTGCGCGAGGTGGGCCGCGGCGGCGTGGCCATGGGCACCGACTTCAATGGCCTCAACCAACAGCCGGGGCCTCGTTATGGGGAAAACGCCGCCTTCGGGTTGCGGGACGACGCACTGCGCATCAAACGGCGGCCCGTCCAGCAGATGCTGCAGCGCAACAAGCCTCCCCTGCCCTACTCGGGCACCATGTACCGCACGGACGTGCCCTTCGTGAAATCACGCGCCAACACGCGCGAGTTCGACTTCAACACCGATGGGTTGGCCCACATCGGCCTGCTACCGGACTTCATCCGCGACCTCGTCCACGTGGGCCTGACCGACGCACAGCTCGACCCGCTCTTCTCCTCGGCCGAGGCCTTCCTCCAGATGTGGGAGGCCTGCGAGTCCCGAGGCGCGGCCCTCACCGCGGGCGAGTTGATGGACGCGGCGATCCCCAGGTTCCCCCTCACCCCCCGCGACGGTTGA
- a CDS encoding radical SAM/SPASM domain-containing protein, producing MPRRLDVTRPDYHPAYVVWELTLRCDQPCTHCGSRAGTNRPDELTTEEALDVVRQLREMRAREVVLIGGEAYLHPGFLDIIRALKEAGIRPGMTTGGRGITEPLARQMAEAGLYAASVSIDGLEPTHDLMRAAPGSFASASATLRFLGAAGIRVAANTNLNRLNQADLEPLYEHLKGSGIRAWQLQITAPLGRAADRPAMLLQPWDLIDLLPRIAALKTRAFEDGITLMPGNNLGYFGPEEGLLRSPRPDAGDHWRGCMAGRYVMGIESNGAVKGCPSLQTAHYVGGNLRQQPLRDIWEGSKELAFTRARTQEDLWGFCRTCPFAATCLAGCSFTAHSLFGRPGNNPYCHYRARTLAKQGLRERLAPKAPAPGRPFDNGLFDIIVEPLDAPDPRPPTPRELVRKRKWAEADTPSPASQA from the coding sequence ATGCCGCGCCGACTCGACGTCACCCGTCCCGACTACCACCCCGCCTACGTGGTCTGGGAATTGACCCTCCGGTGTGATCAGCCCTGCACCCACTGTGGCTCTCGCGCGGGCACGAACCGCCCCGACGAGCTCACCACCGAAGAGGCACTGGACGTGGTCCGGCAGCTCCGCGAGATGCGCGCCCGCGAGGTGGTGCTCATCGGCGGCGAGGCCTACCTGCACCCGGGCTTCCTCGACATCATCCGCGCCTTGAAGGAGGCGGGCATCCGCCCGGGGATGACCACCGGCGGTCGCGGCATCACCGAGCCACTCGCCCGGCAGATGGCGGAGGCCGGGCTGTACGCGGCCTCCGTCAGCATCGATGGCCTGGAGCCGACGCACGACCTGATGCGCGCCGCCCCGGGCAGCTTCGCCTCCGCCTCGGCGACGCTGCGCTTCCTGGGAGCGGCCGGCATCCGCGTGGCCGCCAACACCAACCTCAACCGGCTCAACCAGGCGGACCTGGAGCCGCTCTACGAGCACCTGAAGGGCTCGGGCATCCGCGCCTGGCAACTGCAGATCACCGCCCCACTCGGGCGCGCGGCCGACCGCCCGGCCATGCTGCTCCAGCCGTGGGATCTGATCGATCTGCTCCCGCGCATCGCGGCCCTGAAGACCCGCGCCTTCGAGGACGGCATCACCCTCATGCCCGGCAACAACCTGGGGTACTTCGGGCCCGAGGAGGGCCTGCTGCGCTCACCCCGCCCCGACGCCGGGGACCACTGGCGCGGCTGCATGGCTGGCCGGTACGTGATGGGGATCGAATCCAACGGAGCCGTAAAGGGCTGCCCCTCGCTGCAGACGGCGCACTACGTGGGCGGCAACCTGCGCCAGCAGCCGCTGCGTGACATCTGGGAGGGCTCGAAGGAGCTCGCCTTCACGCGCGCGCGCACCCAGGAAGACCTCTGGGGCTTCTGCCGCACCTGCCCCTTCGCGGCGACGTGCCTAGCCGGGTGCAGCTTCACCGCGCACTCGCTGTTCGGCCGGCCGGGTAACAATCCCTATTGCCATTACCGCGCACGGACACTGGCGAAGCAGGGCCTGCGCGAACGATTGGCCCCCAAGGCGCCCGCACCCGGTCGGCCCTTCGACAATGGTCTCTTCGATATCATTGTCGAGCCACTCGACGCCCCCGACCCGCGCCCGCCCACGCCCCGGGAGTTGGTGAGGAAACGAAAGTGGGCCGAAGCGGATACGCCTTCGCCCGCATCCCAGGCATGA
- a CDS encoding hotdog fold domain-containing protein, with amino-acid sequence MSLLSNLTESLSHLASSETLRRAWSLLRHAPGGGVLMGQLLGNFAPYTGTIRPEVLSLEEGYTRVRMRDRRAVRNHLRSVHAIALMNLGEVATGVAMMSSLPEGLRGIITHLEMDYLKKARGPITAECRAPAAVPNERREYDVQADLTDESGQLVARARARWLIGPATH; translated from the coding sequence ATGTCCCTGCTCTCCAACCTGACCGAATCCCTGAGCCACCTCGCCTCCTCCGAGACCCTGCGCCGCGCGTGGAGCCTGCTGCGCCACGCTCCCGGTGGTGGCGTCCTGATGGGGCAGCTCCTCGGCAACTTCGCGCCCTATACCGGCACCATCCGCCCGGAGGTCCTCTCCCTCGAGGAGGGCTACACCCGGGTGCGGATGCGCGACCGGCGCGCCGTGCGCAACCACCTGCGCTCCGTGCACGCCATCGCGTTGATGAACCTGGGCGAGGTGGCCACCGGTGTGGCGATGATGTCCTCCCTGCCCGAGGGCCTGCGGGGCATCATCACCCACCTGGAGATGGACTACCTGAAGAAGGCCCGCGGCCCCATCACCGCCGAATGCCGTGCGCCCGCCGCCGTACCCAATGAGCGGCGCGAGTACGACGTCCAGGCGGACCTCACCGACGAGTCCGGCCAGCTGGTGGCCCGGGCCCGTGCGCGTTGGCTGATCGGCCCCGCCACGCACTGA
- a CDS encoding SDR family NAD(P)-dependent oxidoreductase has translation MDFELRNRRALVTGSTFGIGFAIARGLAAEGAHVIVNGRKTESVDNAVARLRKEFPNAQVEGVVADAGTAEGAQAVFARLPSVDILVNNLGIFEPKPFFEIPDSDWMRFFETNVLSGVRFSRHYAPGMRERAWGRILFISSESALNIPKEMIHYGMTKTAQLSVSRGLAIELAGTGVTVNSVLPGPTKTEGVQDFLQNIAQGSGRTVQQVETDFFKHERPTSLLRRFASPEEVANLAVYLCSPRAAATTGAALRVDGGTANYIV, from the coding sequence ATGGACTTCGAGCTTCGCAACCGCCGTGCCCTCGTCACCGGCTCCACGTTCGGCATCGGCTTCGCCATCGCGCGCGGCCTGGCCGCCGAGGGCGCCCACGTCATCGTCAATGGCCGTAAGACGGAGTCGGTCGACAACGCCGTCGCCCGCCTCCGGAAGGAGTTTCCCAACGCCCAGGTGGAAGGCGTGGTGGCCGATGCCGGCACCGCCGAGGGCGCCCAGGCGGTGTTCGCCCGCCTCCCCTCGGTGGACATCCTCGTGAACAACCTCGGCATCTTCGAGCCCAAGCCGTTCTTCGAGATTCCGGACTCCGACTGGATGCGCTTCTTCGAGACCAACGTCCTGAGTGGCGTGCGCTTCTCCCGTCACTACGCGCCCGGCATGCGCGAGCGCGCCTGGGGCCGCATCCTCTTCATCTCCAGCGAGTCCGCCCTCAACATCCCGAAGGAGATGATCCACTACGGGATGACGAAGACGGCGCAGCTCAGCGTGTCGCGCGGGCTGGCCATCGAGCTGGCTGGCACCGGAGTGACCGTGAACTCCGTGTTGCCCGGGCCCACCAAGACGGAGGGCGTGCAGGACTTCCTCCAGAACATCGCCCAGGGCAGCGGCCGGACGGTCCAGCAGGTGGAGACCGACTTCTTCAAGCACGAGCGCCCCACCTCGCTCCTGCGCCGCTTCGCCTCGCCCGAGGAGGTGGCCAACCTGGCCGTCTACCTCTGCAGCCCGCGCGCCGCGGCCACCACTGGTGCGGCGCTCCGCGTCGACGGCGGCACCGCCAACTACATCGTGTGA
- a CDS encoding DJ-1/PfpI family protein codes for MAGKKLLMLVGDYVEDYEVMVPFQALQAVGHTVHAVCPDKKAGDTVRTAVHDFDGAQTYSEKPGHNFAVNATFSEIEASHYDGLVIPGGRAPEYLRLNPKVLQVVRHFAEANKPIAAVCHGLQVLAAAGVLEGKRCTAYPACGPEVTLAKGTYVQVPVDDAVVDGNLVTAPAWPAHPKWIAGFLQVLGTRIQH; via the coding sequence ATGGCTGGCAAGAAGCTGCTGATGCTCGTGGGTGATTACGTCGAGGATTACGAGGTCATGGTGCCGTTCCAGGCCCTTCAGGCCGTGGGCCACACGGTCCACGCCGTCTGCCCGGACAAGAAGGCTGGCGACACGGTGCGCACCGCCGTACACGACTTCGACGGAGCGCAGACGTACAGTGAGAAACCGGGCCACAACTTCGCCGTCAACGCCACCTTCTCCGAGATCGAGGCGTCTCACTACGACGGGCTCGTGATTCCGGGCGGCCGGGCGCCGGAGTACCTGCGCCTCAACCCGAAGGTCCTCCAGGTGGTGCGCCACTTCGCCGAGGCGAACAAGCCCATCGCCGCCGTGTGCCACGGCCTGCAGGTGCTCGCGGCCGCGGGCGTGCTCGAGGGCAAGCGCTGCACGGCCTACCCCGCGTGCGGCCCCGAGGTGACGCTCGCCAAGGGCACCTACGTGCAGGTGCCGGTGGATGACGCGGTGGTGGACGGCAACCTCGTCACCGCCCCCGCCTGGCCCGCGCACCCGAAGTGGATCGCCGGCTTCCTCCAGGTGCTGGGCACCCGCATCCAGCACTGA
- a CDS encoding HAD family hydrolase: MTTPPNTIVFDLDGTLVDSLPDIIASFQHGLASMGLPVPEDSEVRPLIGQPLEDMYAHFAPAHAAALCLVYREHYARNFVRRSRPYPGVIELLRTLRERGYKLAIATTKRTDMARRFIEALGMTPAVDYVQGTDGFPHKPAPDVIHRALAALSAKGLWMVGDTTADILAGRAAGLRTYGVTWGNHDARMLATATPDELQPDLTRLLAHLPPLPQA, encoded by the coding sequence ATGACGACCCCGCCCAACACGATCGTCTTCGACCTCGACGGCACGCTGGTGGACTCGCTGCCGGACATCATCGCCAGCTTCCAGCACGGCCTCGCGAGCATGGGGCTGCCGGTGCCAGAGGACTCGGAGGTGCGGCCCCTCATCGGACAGCCCCTCGAGGACATGTACGCGCACTTCGCGCCCGCGCACGCGGCGGCCCTGTGCCTCGTCTACCGCGAGCACTACGCGCGCAACTTCGTCCGCCGCTCGCGCCCGTACCCCGGCGTCATCGAACTGCTGCGCACACTGCGGGAGCGCGGCTACAAGCTCGCCATCGCCACCACCAAGCGCACCGACATGGCGAGGCGCTTCATCGAGGCGCTCGGGATGACGCCCGCCGTGGACTACGTGCAGGGCACCGATGGCTTCCCGCACAAGCCCGCGCCGGATGTCATCCACCGGGCCCTGGCCGCCCTGAGCGCCAAGGGCCTGTGGATGGTGGGCGATACCACCGCGGACATCCTCGCCGGGCGGGCCGCGGGGTTGCGCACCTACGGTGTCACCTGGGGCAACCATGACGCCCGGATGCTCGCCACCGCCACCCCGGACGAGCTCCAGCCGGATCTGACGCGTCTGCTGGCGCACCTGCCACCGCTGCCCCAGGCCTGA